In a single window of the Dysgonomonas mossii genome:
- the trpA gene encoding tryptophan synthase subunit alpha translates to MNRIKQLFEKKQKNILSIYFTAGFPQLNDTGNVIRELEANGIDLIEIGIPFSDPMADGPTIQESGTIALRNGMTLKVLFEQLKDIRSDVAIPLILMGYLNPIMQYDFETFCKQCKETGIDGAIIPDLPFNDYISQYKPIADRYDIKIVMLITPETSDERIRLIDEHTDGFIYMVSSASTTGAQSSFDDKKQAYFRKINGMNLRNPRLIGFGISNKATLEAAQENASGAIIGSKFITLLKESTNIKEAVKALKEALSK, encoded by the coding sequence ATGAATAGAATAAAGCAACTGTTTGAAAAAAAACAAAAGAATATATTATCCATCTATTTTACTGCCGGATTTCCGCAATTGAATGACACCGGCAATGTTATTCGCGAATTAGAAGCAAATGGTATCGACCTGATAGAAATAGGTATTCCATTTTCAGACCCGATGGCCGATGGCCCAACTATTCAGGAAAGTGGAACAATTGCTCTTCGCAATGGCATGACATTAAAGGTCTTGTTCGAACAGTTGAAAGACATCCGTAGCGATGTGGCTATACCTCTCATCCTGATGGGTTATCTCAATCCGATTATGCAATATGATTTTGAGACCTTTTGCAAACAATGCAAAGAAACAGGTATAGACGGAGCTATCATTCCCGATCTTCCATTCAATGACTATATATCTCAATATAAACCAATAGCAGATAGATACGATATAAAAATAGTCATGCTCATCACCCCTGAAACATCAGATGAGCGTATTCGCCTGATAGATGAACATACCGATGGCTTTATCTACATGGTTTCGTCAGCATCTACTACTGGTGCACAGAGTAGCTTTGATGATAAAAAGCAAGCTTATTTCCGCAAAATAAATGGAATGAATCTTCGCAATCCCCGTTTGATCGGATTCGGTATATCCAACAAAGCTACATTAGAAGCCGCACAAGAGAATGCAAGCGGAGCGATTATAGGAAGTAAATTTATCACATTACTAAAAGAAAGTACCAATATAAAAGAGGCAGTAAAAGCTCTAAAAGAAGCGTTGAGTAAATAA
- a CDS encoding phosphoribosylanthranilate isomerase: MKIKVCGMKYPENIQELNKLPIDYMGMIFYEKSPRYIDYQLWQNVRDIHSSNIKRVGVFVNSKIDFIVEMIDKYKLDLIQLHGNESPNFCSELNKFIPIIKAFSISESSDFEQTKAYEGLPGYFLFDTKTPQYGGSGKKFDWAILDTYDGDTPFFLSGGISVEDVEQIKAIKHPRLYGVDLNSKFEIEPGLKDIQLLDQFIKQLRNE; this comes from the coding sequence ATGAAGATCAAAGTCTGCGGGATGAAATATCCTGAGAATATACAGGAGTTAAATAAATTACCTATTGATTATATGGGTATGATATTCTATGAGAAATCACCCCGCTACATCGATTATCAACTATGGCAAAACGTAAGAGATATACATTCTAGTAATATCAAAAGAGTAGGCGTATTTGTGAATTCAAAGATAGATTTCATCGTTGAAATGATTGACAAATATAAGTTAGACTTAATCCAATTGCACGGAAACGAATCTCCAAACTTTTGTAGCGAGTTAAATAAGTTTATCCCTATAATTAAAGCTTTCAGTATTTCCGAGTCTTCTGACTTTGAACAGACGAAAGCATACGAGGGGCTTCCGGGATATTTCTTATTCGATACCAAAACCCCACAATATGGAGGCTCGGGAAAAAAATTCGATTGGGCAATACTAGATACTTATGATGGAGATACTCCTTTTTTCCTTAGTGGAGGAATATCGGTTGAAGATGTTGAGCAAATAAAAGCAATAAAGCACCCTCGGCTATATGGAGTAGACCTTAATAGCAAATTTGAAATAGAACCAGGGTTAAAAGACATACAACTACTTGATCAATTTATAAAACAACTAAGAAATGAATAG
- a CDS encoding DUF4252 domain-containing protein → MKKYLICLVLTIALGQIAYGQSLNKLMDNLSKVENIETVKIGPFMMTLGKAFGGVGDMPVARGIHSMEVYDLSSCNSAVKQNLTDQMEKLKDGDGYETLLMAKDKDDNVRIMMKKKNNTISDMVILCMSANDPTIVKFSGKIKEEDLTQLVQKYDK, encoded by the coding sequence ATGAAAAAGTATTTAATTTGTCTGGTATTAACTATTGCGTTGGGCCAGATAGCATACGGCCAAAGTTTAAACAAGTTGATGGATAACTTATCTAAAGTAGAAAACATTGAAACCGTTAAAATCGGACCTTTTATGATGACTTTAGGAAAAGCATTTGGAGGAGTGGGTGATATGCCGGTTGCCAGAGGAATACATTCGATGGAAGTATATGACCTATCAAGCTGTAACTCTGCTGTAAAGCAAAATCTAACCGACCAAATGGAGAAATTAAAAGATGGGGACGGTTACGAAACGCTGCTCATGGCTAAAGACAAAGATGATAATGTACGCATTATGATGAAAAAGAAAAACAATACAATAAGCGACATGGTTATACTTTGTATGAGTGCAAACGACCCGACTATAGTGAAGTTTTCGGGTAAAATAAAAGAAGAGGATCTGACCCAATTAGTTCAGAAATACGACAAATAG
- the trpC gene encoding indole-3-glycerol phosphate synthase TrpC: protein MTNILDKIIANKRLEVERHKKDTPINELEKRLSTITTPASFKEAIKNSRTGIIAEFKRRSPSRDWIFKDAKIEDVIPLYSQNGASAISVLTDMDFFGGELADLELAGSLTKTPLLRKDFVVDEYQLYQAKISGASAVLLIASALTIEETKQLAKKAKELNLDVLLEIHNEQELHHINDKVDVVGVNNRNLGTFVTDIQISFDLANKIPDDFIKISESGISQPQTVIDLQQAGYKGFLMGENFMKTSNPGKALEDFINQLA, encoded by the coding sequence ATGACTAATATTTTAGATAAGATAATTGCAAACAAACGGTTGGAAGTAGAAAGACATAAAAAAGACACTCCTATCAACGAGTTAGAAAAAAGATTATCGACAATCACTACTCCCGCCTCTTTTAAAGAAGCTATCAAGAATTCAAGAACAGGGATTATTGCGGAATTTAAGCGTCGCTCACCGTCTCGTGACTGGATTTTTAAAGATGCAAAGATTGAAGACGTAATTCCTCTATACTCCCAAAACGGAGCCAGTGCAATATCTGTACTTACCGACATGGATTTCTTTGGAGGGGAATTAGCTGATCTGGAATTAGCCGGAAGTCTTACAAAAACGCCATTATTACGTAAAGATTTCGTAGTAGATGAATATCAATTGTATCAGGCTAAAATATCCGGAGCCAGTGCGGTATTGCTGATTGCCTCAGCTCTGACGATAGAAGAAACCAAACAACTGGCGAAAAAAGCAAAGGAACTAAACCTTGATGTTTTATTAGAGATTCACAATGAACAGGAACTTCATCATATCAATGATAAGGTAGACGTTGTAGGAGTCAACAACCGCAATCTGGGAACCTTTGTTACAGATATACAAATCTCCTTTGATCTGGCGAATAAGATACCTGACGACTTTATTAAGATATCCGAAAGTGGTATCTCCCAACCCCAGACGGTCATCGATCTGCAACAGGCAGGATATAAAGGATTCTTGATGGGAGAGAACTTTATGAAAACAAGCAATCCGGGGAAAGCATTGGAAGACTTTATAAACCAATTAGCATGA
- a CDS encoding RNA polymerase sigma factor, which translates to MDAETFKKVFLPYHQKLYRIAYRIVQDTANAEDIVQETFIKLWNKKDELEQIENTEGFAIIIVRNTCLDYLRKAKNDYHTSYDTEIPESSSLSKQLEIQDDAAYVKDLINKLPDQQRQVIMMKHWDGYTDEEIENITGISSGNIRVILSRARKTIREQYSKIEQR; encoded by the coding sequence ATGGATGCAGAAACTTTTAAAAAAGTGTTTCTACCATATCATCAGAAGTTATACCGAATAGCATACCGAATAGTACAGGATACAGCCAATGCAGAAGACATAGTGCAAGAAACGTTCATCAAGCTCTGGAACAAGAAAGACGAATTGGAGCAGATTGAAAATACAGAAGGCTTTGCCATTATCATCGTTCGTAACACTTGTCTCGATTATCTGAGAAAAGCAAAGAATGACTATCATACGTCATATGATACCGAAATACCCGAGAGCTCATCTCTGTCTAAGCAATTAGAAATACAGGATGACGCTGCATATGTAAAAGATCTGATAAATAAGCTACCCGATCAGCAACGGCAGGTGATAATGATGAAGCACTGGGATGGATATACCGATGAAGAAATAGAAAACATTACTGGAATAAGCTCCGGAAATATACGGGTTATACTATCCAGAGCAAGGAAAACGATAAGAGAGCAATACTCTAAAATAGAACAAAGATGA
- a CDS encoding protein-disulfide reductase DsbD family protein: MKKISFLFFLSIVLSVSLYAQQPASWTTKLVDKGNGEVELTTTFRIDPTWHIFDITIPENGPMPTTISIDKLKGATKIGNLKAVNSKLKKKYDDIFQMEYGYYENQATFVQTLKITDKAAFALEGDFRGQVCSEIDGQCIPIKIDLDFKSKDLPATVVAAKAGESDSASEGLSAEQVLADSLSSSVSSTTANVSSEELWTPVISELKAYGAAGDTSDMSLLWIFLGGFGGGLIALLTPCVWPMLPMTVSFFLKRNKKNKGKAIKDAITYGVGIIIIYVTLGLLITGIFGASALNDLATSAIFNLIFFALLVVFAISFFGAFEMVLPSSWTNKMDQKADSTTGIISIFFMAFTLALVSFSCTGPIIGTLLVQAAGSGSIIAPAIGMFGFAVALAIPFSLFAIFPSWLESMPKSGGWLNSVKVVLGFLELALALKFLSVADLAYKWGILDREVFLVLWIVIFVLLGVYLLGKLKLPHDSDLKYVSIPRLLMAIVSFAFAVYMIPGLWGAPLKAISAFAPPLYTQDFSLYNGVVHAKFEDYEAGMKYAQEKNKPVIIDFSGYGCVNCRKMEASVWTDPRVKQLLDEEYVLITLMVDDKTKLNEVMEVQENGKTTKLRTIGDKWSYLQRHKFATNSQPYYVLLDHAGKPIGPSYAYDEDVNKYIEFLKKGLDNFKKKKEEVK; encoded by the coding sequence ATGAAAAAAATATCATTCTTATTTTTCCTGTCAATTGTTCTGTCAGTATCGCTTTATGCGCAACAACCTGCGTCGTGGACAACCAAGCTTGTTGATAAAGGAAACGGAGAAGTTGAATTAACAACAACCTTTCGAATAGATCCTACATGGCATATTTTTGACATAACTATTCCTGAAAATGGACCGATGCCCACAACGATATCAATCGATAAGCTGAAGGGTGCAACTAAAATCGGTAATCTGAAAGCAGTCAACTCCAAGTTGAAGAAAAAATATGACGACATATTTCAGATGGAGTATGGCTATTATGAGAATCAGGCTACTTTTGTTCAAACACTTAAAATAACCGACAAAGCAGCTTTTGCTCTCGAAGGTGATTTTCGTGGACAGGTATGTAGCGAGATTGACGGGCAGTGTATTCCAATAAAAATTGATCTGGACTTCAAATCAAAAGATTTACCCGCTACAGTTGTTGCTGCTAAAGCAGGCGAATCCGATAGCGCATCTGAAGGATTATCAGCTGAACAAGTTCTGGCTGACAGCTTATCTTCATCGGTATCAAGTACTACAGCAAACGTTAGCAGCGAAGAACTTTGGACACCTGTAATAAGCGAACTGAAAGCTTATGGTGCTGCGGGAGATACCTCCGACATGTCACTTCTTTGGATTTTCCTCGGAGGTTTTGGCGGTGGACTTATCGCCCTACTTACACCTTGTGTATGGCCGATGCTACCTATGACCGTGAGCTTTTTCCTTAAACGAAATAAGAAGAACAAAGGCAAAGCGATAAAAGATGCTATTACCTACGGAGTGGGAATTATCATTATATATGTCACCCTCGGTTTATTAATAACCGGAATATTTGGAGCCAGCGCTCTGAATGATTTAGCTACAAGCGCCATATTTAACCTGATATTCTTTGCATTGTTGGTTGTATTTGCTATATCATTCTTCGGTGCATTCGAGATGGTTTTACCATCTTCATGGACGAACAAAATGGATCAAAAAGCCGATTCTACTACAGGTATTATCAGTATTTTCTTCATGGCTTTTACACTGGCACTCGTTTCATTCTCTTGCACCGGGCCTATCATAGGCACATTATTGGTACAGGCTGCCGGGTCGGGTAGCATAATAGCTCCCGCAATCGGGATGTTCGGTTTTGCTGTTGCATTAGCTATTCCATTTTCATTATTTGCAATATTCCCTTCTTGGCTCGAAAGTATGCCGAAGTCGGGCGGATGGTTGAACTCTGTAAAAGTCGTATTAGGATTCTTAGAACTCGCGCTTGCCCTGAAATTCTTATCAGTAGCCGACCTTGCATACAAATGGGGTATATTAGACCGTGAAGTATTTCTAGTATTATGGATTGTGATATTCGTTCTGCTTGGAGTCTATTTGTTAGGTAAATTGAAACTACCGCACGACAGCGACCTGAAATATGTTTCTATTCCACGTTTGCTTATGGCTATTGTATCATTTGCTTTTGCCGTGTATATGATTCCAGGCTTGTGGGGTGCTCCTCTCAAAGCGATTAGTGCATTTGCACCGCCATTATATACTCAGGACTTTAGCCTATACAATGGTGTTGTTCATGCCAAGTTTGAAGACTATGAGGCTGGGATGAAATATGCTCAGGAGAAAAACAAACCTGTTATTATAGACTTTTCGGGCTATGGCTGTGTAAACTGCCGCAAGATGGAAGCTTCTGTTTGGACAGATCCTCGTGTAAAACAGTTGCTTGACGAAGAGTATGTACTTATCACCTTGATGGTAGACGACAAAACCAAATTGAATGAGGTGATGGAAGTTCAGGAAAATGGTAAGACTACAAAATTGAGAACAATAGGTGACAAATGGAGTTATCTGCAACGACATAAATTTGCGACAAACTCTCAGCCTTATTATGTTCTTTTAGACCATGCCGGAAAACCAATAGGACCATCATACGCATACGATGAAGATGTAAATAAATACATCGAATTCCTGAAAAAAGGATTGGATAATTTCAAAAAGAAAAAAGAAGAAGTAAAATAA
- the mazG gene encoding nucleoside triphosphate pyrophosphohydrolase produces MHTREQKMEAFGRLLDIMDELRVKCPWDAKQTNESLRTNTIEEVYELCEAIIQNSDEAIKKELGDVLLHVVFYAKIGEEKGTFDVADVCHSLCDKLIYRHPHVFGDDAAKTAGEVEKSWEQLKLKEKGGNKTILEGVPASLPSIAKAHRIQDKARNAGFDWENREDVWDKVSEELQELKNEISKMDEDKTEAEFGDMFFSLINAARLYKVNPDNALERTNQKFIRRFNYIEQEAKKQNKNLKDMTLAEMDALWNQAKEME; encoded by the coding sequence ATGCATACAAGAGAACAAAAAATGGAAGCCTTTGGACGTTTGCTCGACATTATGGATGAGTTGCGGGTAAAGTGTCCATGGGATGCAAAACAGACAAATGAGAGCTTGCGTACCAATACGATAGAAGAGGTTTATGAACTTTGTGAAGCCATTATTCAGAATAGTGATGAGGCTATCAAAAAAGAGCTTGGAGATGTTTTGCTACATGTTGTATTTTATGCAAAAATCGGCGAAGAGAAAGGAACATTCGATGTAGCGGATGTATGTCATTCTTTGTGTGACAAATTAATATATCGTCATCCTCATGTATTCGGAGATGATGCTGCGAAAACAGCCGGAGAGGTTGAAAAATCGTGGGAACAACTAAAACTAAAAGAAAAGGGAGGAAACAAAACCATCCTTGAAGGTGTTCCGGCATCATTACCATCTATTGCAAAGGCTCACCGTATACAAGATAAAGCTCGCAACGCAGGATTCGATTGGGAGAACAGAGAAGACGTTTGGGATAAAGTTTCTGAGGAGCTTCAAGAGTTGAAAAACGAAATATCAAAAATGGATGAAGATAAAACAGAAGCTGAATTCGGAGATATGTTTTTTAGCCTCATTAATGCAGCTCGTTTGTATAAAGTGAACCCGGATAATGCTCTGGAACGTACCAATCAGAAGTTTATACGCCGCTTCAATTACATAGAACAAGAAGCAAAAAAGCAGAATAAGAATTTAAAAGATATGACCTTAGCCGAAATGGATGCTTTATGGAATCAGGCTAAAGAGATGGAATAA
- a CDS encoding DUF4252 domain-containing protein: MKLKGLLTAFVFMLSLIAVQAQDKMFERFSNNKDITTVYISKALLSMVPNMDTGGMNVKGLANKLEQLEIYTSENKNSVKQMMLEAESLKKNKAFESLMSVRESDQIINFYAQKDGNNKFKDLVMIISQNTECTIIRIVGSFTMEDIKKVMDK, encoded by the coding sequence ATGAAATTAAAAGGATTACTAACAGCATTTGTGTTTATGCTCAGTCTTATAGCTGTTCAGGCACAAGATAAAATGTTTGAAAGATTCTCTAACAACAAGGATATTACAACTGTATACATTTCTAAAGCTCTTCTGTCTATGGTTCCTAATATGGATACCGGAGGTATGAATGTAAAAGGTTTGGCGAATAAGCTGGAACAACTCGAAATATACACTAGCGAAAACAAAAACTCTGTCAAACAGATGATGCTTGAAGCTGAGTCTTTGAAGAAGAATAAGGCATTCGAATCTCTGATGTCTGTAAGAGAGAGCGATCAGATAATCAATTTTTATGCACAGAAAGACGGTAACAACAAATTCAAAGACTTGGTAATGATTATAAGTCAAAATACCGAATGTACTATTATTCGTATCGTAGGTAGTTTTACGATGGAAGATATCAAAAAAGTAATGGATAAATAA
- a CDS encoding META domain-containing protein — MKHFLKSATFFVTLLTLAFVIQSCNSVKPIEKAQLEGGPWVLKTLKGEPAQTAFSGELPNINFDFSKNLLSGSGGCNRYTGGFTLSEKNIFSAPQLASTMMACMHANKESEFLAALSTPNLVVSLSKEGQLTFSEGKNVLLEFEKSQKTATSEVTNIVNVDNISGKWTLSSIVGEDMAVLFPDKPASMEITTDGKVFGNAGCNTYRSTFTLEENTIKFGPAMSTKMACPSLKGESLFLSKLSTPLQAALTGDKLTFLSEGKVVLEFTKDTGDK; from the coding sequence ATGAAACACTTTTTAAAATCAGCAACCTTTTTTGTTACACTTCTTACTTTAGCTTTCGTTATTCAAAGTTGTAATTCTGTAAAACCTATCGAAAAAGCTCAACTAGAAGGTGGTCCTTGGGTTTTGAAAACACTCAAGGGAGAGCCTGCACAAACAGCATTTTCGGGAGAACTTCCGAATATAAATTTTGATTTTTCGAAAAACCTGCTATCCGGTAGTGGAGGTTGTAATCGTTATACAGGAGGCTTTACATTGAGTGAAAAAAATATATTTTCTGCGCCTCAATTAGCATCTACCATGATGGCATGTATGCATGCGAATAAGGAATCTGAGTTTTTAGCAGCTTTATCAACTCCTAATCTTGTGGTTTCTCTGTCAAAAGAAGGGCAACTCACATTTTCGGAAGGAAAAAATGTATTATTAGAGTTCGAAAAGTCTCAAAAAACAGCCACTTCGGAAGTAACAAATATTGTAAATGTTGATAATATATCAGGAAAATGGACTTTGAGTTCTATCGTAGGAGAAGACATGGCAGTATTATTCCCCGACAAACCAGCCTCGATGGAAATAACAACAGACGGTAAAGTTTTTGGTAATGCAGGATGTAATACCTATCGCAGTACTTTCACTTTAGAAGAAAATACGATTAAATTCGGTCCTGCCATGTCTACCAAAATGGCATGTCCGAGCTTAAAAGGTGAATCTCTATTTCTTTCTAAATTGTCTACACCTCTACAAGCAGCTTTAACAGGAGATAAACTCACCTTTTTGAGCGAAGGCAAAGTTGTACTGGAATTTACAAAAGACACAGGCGATAAATAA
- a CDS encoding phosphoethanolamine transferase, which produces MTKIKEYTKWIGKLIYKYKFTILALIYIGLIAFLPINLAPSIPMAIHVVSFVFILNILAKTKYTFIITFILAFILTFNAYFAFVLGSDISLDMMASIFETHTTEAASMLKGGVVIGALTALAATTLFLWLSEKELKEARLSIKWSLIGLLIYLFLFLPFVCYKRIAYEYQEDLFTEFPIRVGQDKVNMYAPILYGNIATIIAYQEEMAQLRKFSDQSSKKLPEGILLSDTVQKPEKIYLVIGESAYRKHLSLYGYPIKTTPFLDSLAQTIPSPINYYDGIAAAAFTRNALRIALSFASPTDMTPFYQEKTLINLANDAGYETYWLSNQGASGIQDSYLGYLAAGTNKAVFTKGGYLANDDFDLIPILKEEYKPGKKQFFIIHLVGSHNNYSDRYDNIDAEAIPSSGSALQTDYDRSIHHTDRVMREIYKVMQQDSTAVFFHFSDHGEILGKGHGPWKNGIAQYDIPLITIQKNERRINFVMDKYIDPVTKLINNSSTIYVLAEMMGYIIPQKYVDKSIEDGRYVRHSDQSYSSYSEIKEEPEYIKFKY; this is translated from the coding sequence ATGACTAAGATTAAAGAATATACAAAGTGGATAGGAAAACTTATATACAAATATAAATTTACTATACTGGCTCTAATATATATTGGTCTGATAGCCTTTTTGCCTATCAATTTAGCTCCAAGTATTCCGATGGCCATACATGTTGTTTCATTTGTATTCATCTTGAATATTTTAGCCAAGACCAAATACACATTTATAATTACATTTATACTCGCATTTATACTTACGTTCAATGCCTATTTCGCATTTGTCTTAGGAAGCGATATTTCGCTAGATATGATGGCCTCGATATTCGAGACGCATACGACAGAGGCCGCAAGTATGCTGAAAGGTGGAGTGGTGATCGGAGCTCTGACAGCATTAGCTGCTACAACTCTGTTTCTGTGGTTATCAGAAAAGGAACTAAAGGAAGCTAGACTCTCTATAAAATGGTCTTTAATCGGATTGTTAATTTATCTCTTCTTATTCCTACCGTTTGTTTGTTATAAACGCATCGCTTACGAATATCAAGAAGACCTGTTTACAGAATTCCCTATTCGGGTAGGGCAAGATAAAGTAAATATGTATGCACCTATTCTCTATGGCAATATAGCAACAATTATAGCTTACCAAGAAGAGATGGCGCAACTACGAAAGTTCTCTGATCAGAGCAGTAAAAAGCTTCCCGAAGGAATACTACTCAGCGATACAGTACAAAAACCCGAAAAAATATATCTTGTTATCGGAGAGAGTGCCTATCGCAAACATCTTTCTCTGTACGGTTATCCGATAAAAACAACTCCGTTTTTGGATAGCTTGGCACAGACTATACCCTCCCCTATAAATTACTATGATGGTATTGCGGCAGCAGCTTTTACACGGAATGCTTTACGTATAGCCTTGTCTTTTGCATCGCCAACAGATATGACCCCGTTTTATCAAGAGAAAACACTTATAAACCTAGCCAATGATGCGGGATATGAAACTTATTGGTTGTCTAATCAAGGAGCATCGGGGATTCAAGATTCTTATTTAGGTTATTTAGCTGCCGGAACAAACAAAGCGGTATTTACTAAAGGAGGGTATCTGGCTAATGACGATTTCGATCTTATCCCGATACTAAAAGAAGAGTATAAACCAGGTAAAAAACAGTTCTTTATTATACATCTGGTAGGAAGCCATAATAACTATTCGGATAGATATGATAATATAGATGCCGAAGCAATACCAAGCTCAGGCTCTGCTCTGCAAACAGACTACGACCGTTCTATACATCATACCGACAGGGTAATGCGTGAAATATATAAGGTTATGCAGCAAGACTCCACAGCTGTCTTCTTTCACTTTTCGGATCATGGAGAGATACTAGGTAAAGGACACGGCCCTTGGAAAAATGGTATTGCCCAATATGATATCCCACTTATAACCATACAGAAGAACGAAAGGAGGATTAATTTCGTAATGGATAAATACATTGATCCTGTAACCAAGCTGATCAACAATTCGAGCACAATATATGTACTGGCTGAGATGATGGGATATATTATACCACAGAAGTACGTAGACAAATCTATTGAGGACGGACGCTATGTGCGCCATAGCGATCAAAGCTATTCTTCATATTCTGAAATAAAAGAAGAACCCGAATACATCAAGTTTAAGTATTAA
- a CDS encoding DUF4252 domain-containing protein, whose amino-acid sequence MKKYIFSLVLTFVAVQFTYAQDLNSFMSEFSKQEGVQRQLVDRSMLDMSMKAAMTADSTGQMVSKMPAFMQKIDSIEVLAIEKYSPEVKTKFLEGIQSFKDGNGYATLLSVNEADDNVKIISHKEGDLFTGVYILVLDNEDAVIVKMSGNLTESDLTEILKEQNKNK is encoded by the coding sequence ATGAAAAAGTATATTTTTTCTTTAGTCTTGACCTTCGTTGCAGTACAATTCACTTATGCTCAAGATTTGAATAGTTTTATGTCTGAGTTTTCGAAACAAGAAGGTGTACAACGACAATTAGTAGATCGCTCTATGCTCGATATGTCTATGAAGGCAGCCATGACTGCTGATTCAACCGGGCAAATGGTTTCCAAAATGCCGGCATTCATGCAAAAGATAGACTCTATAGAAGTTCTTGCTATTGAAAAATATAGTCCTGAGGTAAAAACTAAATTCCTGGAAGGTATTCAAAGTTTCAAAGATGGAAATGGATATGCAACCCTACTATCTGTGAATGAAGCCGACGACAATGTGAAAATTATCTCGCACAAAGAAGGTGACTTATTTACCGGTGTATACATTCTGGTATTAGATAATGAAGATGCTGTGATTGTAAAGATGTCCGGCAACCTTACCGAATCGGATCTGACGGAAATACTTAAAGAACAAAATAAAAACAAATGA
- a CDS encoding 1-acyl-sn-glycerol-3-phosphate acyltransferase: MKSICNFILRLIGWKITGLNNLPDKCVICVAPHTSNWDLPLGLIVYKAMGRKASFLIKKEWFFFPMNLLFKLLGGIPVDRSRKSSLTEQMAEIYSKRENFQLAITPEATRKANSEWKKGFYFIAMEADVPIVIAALDYGKKEANFKQIIMPTGDVEGDIAKIKALYKDVVARRPEHFSI; the protein is encoded by the coding sequence ATGAAAAGTATATGTAATTTTATCCTCCGCCTTATAGGTTGGAAGATTACAGGTCTGAATAATTTACCAGACAAATGTGTTATATGTGTTGCCCCACATACCAGTAACTGGGATCTACCATTGGGACTGATTGTTTATAAAGCGATGGGACGAAAAGCATCCTTCCTGATCAAAAAAGAATGGTTTTTCTTTCCCATGAATCTATTATTCAAATTGTTGGGAGGAATCCCTGTAGACCGTTCCAGAAAGTCATCACTAACAGAGCAGATGGCAGAAATATATTCTAAAAGAGAAAATTTTCAACTAGCCATAACACCTGAAGCTACAAGAAAAGCCAACTCCGAGTGGAAAAAAGGCTTTTATTTTATAGCGATGGAAGCCGATGTGCCTATTGTAATTGCAGCTCTTGACTATGGCAAGAAGGAGGCAAACTTCAAGCAGATAATAATGCCTACAGGTGATGTAGAAGGAGATATTGCCAAAATAAAAGCTCTTTACAAAGATGTAGTAGCTCGTCGTCCCGAACACTTCTCGATATAA